In Centropristis striata isolate RG_2023a ecotype Rhode Island chromosome 1, C.striata_1.0, whole genome shotgun sequence, one DNA window encodes the following:
- the LOC131965145 gene encoding uncharacterized protein LOC131965145, with translation MAESNSSGCFAFNAGDFKFFNVVGQGGFGKVIRCLKKDTRQTVAVKIPMSLQRDSTEVSMMEQLMRLKLDQKHIVEFFGWFHTSLGKALVFEPLDISLEDFIIQRDCAPMLLSDIRVIIQQSEEPRSDPR, from the exons atggcagaaagtAACTCATCTGGTTGTTTTGCATTCAACGCTGGCGACTTTAAGTTCTTTAACGTTGTGGGACAGGGCGGCTTCGGTAAAGTGATCCGGTGTTTGAAGAAAGACACGAGACAGACCGTGGCAGTAAAGATCCCCATGTCCCTGCAGAGAGACAGCACTGAG GTTTCAATGATGGAGCAGCTAATGCGCCTGAAACTGGACCAGAAACACATAGTTGAGTTCTTCGGCTGGTTCCACACCTCTTTAGGGAAGGCCTTGGTGTTTGAACCTCTGGACATTAGCTTAGAGGACTTCATCATTCAGAGAGACTGTGCCCCCATGCTGCTGAGTGACATCAGAGTCATCATCCAGCag TCTGAAGAACCTCGGAGTGATCCACGCTGA